Proteins encoded by one window of Vigna radiata var. radiata cultivar VC1973A chromosome 5, Vradiata_ver6, whole genome shotgun sequence:
- the LOC106761082 gene encoding replication factor C subunit 2 encodes MQSSQQWVEKYRPRQVKDVAYQEEVVRVLTNTLETGSCPHMLFYGPPGTGKTTTALAIARQLFGPELYKSRVLELNASDDRGINVVRTKIKDFAAVAVGTVKRKNGYLCPPFKIIVLDEADSMTEDAQNALRRTMETYSKVTRFFFICNYVSRIIEPLASRCAKFRFKPLSEEIMSSRILYICKEEGLRLDVEALSTLSSISHGDLRRAITYLQSAARLFGSSISSENLISVSGVVPEKVVEAVLQACRSGNFDFANKEVNNFIAEGYPASQMLTQLFEAIVEENDLSDEQKARISKKLGEADKCLVDGADEYLQLLDVVSNTMKAFSNMPEEFAYEC; translated from the exons ATGCAGAGCTCTCAACAATGGGTCGAGaaata CCGACCAAGGCAAGTGAAAGATGTTGCCTACCAAGAGGAAGTTGTTCGAGTTCTAACAAATACACTTGAAACTGGAAGT TGCCCCCACATGCTCTTCTATGGTCCTCCCGGCACTGGAAAAACAACTACTGCCCTTGCAATTGCCCGTCAGCTTTTCGG GCCTGAGCTCTATAAGTCCAGGGTGCTGGAGCTGAATGCAAGTGATGATAGAGGGATTAATGTTGTTCGTacaaagataaaagattttgcTGCTGTGGCTGTTGGTACTGTTAAGCGTAAGAA tGGTTATCTTTGTCCACCATTCAAGATTATTGTTCTAGATGAGGCTGATTCAATGACAGAAGATGCTCAG AATGCCCTGAGGCGTACAATGGAAACGTACTCTAAAGTTACAAGGTTCTTTTTTATATGCAACTATGTGAGCAG GATTATAGAACCACTTGCTTCAAGGTGTGCAAAATTCAGGTTCAAGCCATTGTCAGAAGAAATCATGAGCAGCCGGATATTGTACATATGCAAAGAAGAGGGACTCCGTCTTGATGTTGAG GCTCTTTCAACCCTTAGTTCTATTTCTCATGGAGATCTTCGCCGGGCAATCACATACTTGCAG TCTGCAGCTCGCTTATTTGGATCTTCAATTTCTTCAGAGAATCTGATTTCTGTGTCTGGG GTTGTTCCAGAAAAAGTTGTGGAGGCAGTTCTTCAAGCTTGCAGGAGTGGTAATTTTGATTTCGCCAACAAGGAAGTCAACAATTTCATTGCAGAGGGATATCCAGCTTCTCAAATGCTTACTCAG TTATTTGAAGCCATTGTTGAAGAAAATGATCTGTCAGATGAACAGAAAGCAAGAATATCCAAGAAGCTGGGTGAAGCTGATAAG TGTCTAGTTGATGGTGCTGATGAATACTTGCAACTTCTTGATGTGGTCAGCAATACAATGAAGGCTTTTAGCAACATGCCAGAAGAATTTGCTTACGAGTGTTAG